A stretch of the Octopus bimaculoides isolate UCB-OBI-ISO-001 chromosome 8, ASM119413v2, whole genome shotgun sequence genome encodes the following:
- the LOC106874587 gene encoding uncharacterized protein LOC106874587, producing the protein MGRFLAYLLLSILYCYFCETNAGSHGSKPFAAWVYNIKIPYTNKTQNKDALYFRVQANKHEIILKLRKSSRTYESFDTYILNYKGFQKNHIQHNVTCVNTSGIYVNENGYFTVQCKKEQTRNETFKQYFLTGMFCYNGFHFVLYPDFLKLDVGRFQGKYGHRHTIHSLQGAASQNACDRISENNTANLKPPYSQSRKKRENMGFANLNIELSLILDYTIYAHFMSIIPPYVEDVEERTNELLQSYYSSLISLIHYIFHSLTTENFSLNVICNYMIITKTEHVHNLVLAESKTRDPKDIWMRLRNWLIHSSEEYTSGVDHIIFITLQDIIPYVKALDFGKANGICSSDSISILAERLSLRTAFAAVQLIGRSVGIPFDTIDTECSPENRFTMSQLLALFQNTDLSLNLFSFSECSRDFVLGIVKKGHTDKRYACLWRRSIAQEYQLNTLIKPGQWLSASQQCYHRFLHESNIYNCEYENFKTTDRFCIHMKCYQKGMCIGMMPLEGTTCGNGKWCIKGHCTTEGDPPKIDMGCWLGDKQPDVIDELNITCNYATFGRNYYCYNEYFFSVCCWTCALLRRKADSCTFGDKLDGCRKKLCKYYDDSMKQNCCETCGLEAISSSNHLKTILYLYILQCIIWFI; encoded by the coding sequence ATGGGGCGATTTCTGGCCTATCTACTTTTAAGCATTCTTTATTGTTACTTTTGTGAAACAAATGCTGGAAGTCACGGCTCAAAACCCTTTGCTGCCTGGGTATATAATATCAAAATCCCGTATACCAACAAGACCCAGAATAAAGATGCACTTTATTTTAGGGTTCAagcaaataaacatgaaataattttaaaactgagAAAATCTTCAAGAACATATGAATCGTTTGATACGTATATCTTAAATTATAAAGGTTTTCAGAAGAATCACATCCAACATAACGTTACATGTGTTAATACATCTGGTATATACGTCAACGAAAATGGCTATTTTACAGTTCAATGTAAAAAAGAGCAAACACGAAACGAAActttcaaacaatattttttaactgGAATGTTTTGCTACAATGGTTTCCATTTCGTTCTTTATCCTGATTTTTTAAAACTCGATGTCGGAAGATTCCAAGGTAAATATGGACACCGGCATACAATACACTCTCTGCAAGGAGCAGCATCACAGAATGCGTGTGATCGTATTTCAGAGAATAATACGGCTAATTTAAAACCTCCTTATTCACAATCTAGGAAAAAGCGAGAAAACATGGGCTTTGCTAATTTGAATATTGAATTATCACTTATACTAGACTATACAATATATGCGCACTTCATGTCGATAATACCACCTTATGTTGAAGACGtagaagaaagaacgaacgaattaTTACAATCATATTATAGTAGTCTGATTTCACTGATACATTATATATTCCATTCTCTGACTACtgaaaatttttctttaaatgtaaTATGTAATTACATGATTATTACTAAAACGGAACACGTGCACAACTTGGTTCTTGCTGAATCGAAAACAAGGGATCCAAAAGACATTTGGATGCGCTTGAGAAATTGGTTGATTCATTCAAGCGAGGAATATACTAGCGGTGTGGACCATATAATATTCATAACATTACAAGACATAATTCCATATGTTAAGGCACTTGATTTCGGCAAGGCAAACGGAATTTGTTCAAGTGATTCTATAAGCATACTTGCTGAAAGGTTAAGTTTGAGAACAGCTTTTGCTGCAGTCCAGTTAATTGGACGCTCGGTTGGAATACCATTTGATACGATTGACACTGAGTGTTCCCCCGAAAACAGATTCACAATGTCTCAACTCCTTGCATTATTCCAGAACACGGATTTAAGCTTAAACCTGTTTTCCTTTTCAGAATGTTCGAGAGACTTCGTATTAGGTATTGTCAAAAAAGGTCACACCGACAAGAGGTACGCTTGTTTGTGGCGAAGAAGCATAGCGCAAGAGTACCAGCTTAATACCTTAATCAAACCTGGACAATGGCTCAGCGCGAGTCAACAATGCTATCACAGATTTTTACACGAATCGAATATATACAATTGCGAATATGAGAATTTCAAAACAACAGACAGATTTTGTATCCATATGAAGTGTTACCAGAAAGGCATGTGTATTGGAATGATGCCACTAGAAGGTACAACGTGTGGCAACGGTAAGTGGTGCATTAAAGGGCACTGTACAACGGAGGGAGACCCACCAAAAATTGATATGGGTTGTTGGTTGGGGGATAAACAACCCGATGTAATCGATGAGCTTAATATTACGTGTAATTATGCTACATTcggaagaaattattattgttataatgaaTACTTCTTTTCTGTGTGTTGCTGGACTTGTGCTTTGCTACGCAGGAAAGCAGACAGCTGCACATTCGGGGACAAGCTTGATGGATGTCGAAAAAAACTTTGTAAATATTATGACGattcaatgaaacaaaattgCTGTGAAACCTGTGGACTAGAGGCTATCAGTTCGTCGAATCACCTCAAGACAattttatacctatatattttacaatgtatTATTTGGTTTATTTAA